A genomic window from Dermacentor silvarum isolate Dsil-2018 chromosome 9, BIME_Dsil_1.4, whole genome shotgun sequence includes:
- the LOC119464292 gene encoding venom metalloproteinase antarease-like TtrivMP_A isoform X1: MMRFTLVYLTVLHFPVIIYSSKSYSDPGTLVYPLLFETRSANGERTVHLSDGNFVHLHKATVLHDTLTVHSFEKNKRIVQTIEAKDIEGNLYENKRTLASLLLEETAHGIVMEGLINHTYRIQPLFEAERSESGQIAHKLYVVTPHKVNFIESIPEFDSFPEDVKAEARSELPSVFRPDVFLISDYEHNRHFSALTKLVNYLVVLFNGVKLRYESVRYLRIIPRLVGVECAQRGYDSYEVMHGNSMVAENTLKNLQSYVEGRLNDFRGADAVMLITGHSMISVSTGQIRTGVAGLAMTGGLCSRRRVAESLDVGRGYAGIVHLAHELAHLMGSSHDQAPPVPGIPGNQGAYHCRWSDGHIMSYDLKDENQFTFSYCSQEQFVVFLRLVPQRCIENTWTGKLPKNSSRFPGDTMSRNKFCRRESGSPKSKECTKRSGDHLCKITCCPGKDRYRRNVDVAEYWCLDGTNCGKNKECYNGYCTTKRKK; encoded by the exons ATGATGCGTTTTACTTTGGTGTACTTGACAGTGCTTCATTTCCCAGTCATCATTTACTCGAGCAAATCTTATA GTGATCCCGGAACATTAGTCTATCCTCTGCTCTTTGAAACGAGGAGTGCAAATGGAGAGAGAACTGTTCACTTGAGTGATGGAAACTTTGTTCACCTTCACAAAGCTACCGTACTGCACGATACTTTGACTGTGCACTCGTTTGAGAAGAACAAACGCATCGTTCAAACG ATTGAAGCCAAGGATATCGAAGGAAATCTTTACGAAAACAAAAGAACCTTGGCTTCTCTCCTTCTCGAAGAAACTGCACACGGAATTGTCATG GAGGGCCTTATAAACCACACGTACCGCATTCAACCTTTATTTGAAGCTGAAAGGTCTGAGAGCGGACAAATTGCTCACAAACTGTATGTGGTGACGCCACACAAAGTAAATTTTATTGAATCAA TTCCAGAATTCGATTCCTTCCCTGAGGATGTTAAAGCAG AGGCCAGAAGCGAACTTCCAAGTGTTTTTCGTCCGGACGTGTTTCTAATATCCGATTATGAACACAACAGGCACTTTTCAGCCCTTACGAAACTGGTCAACTACCTCGTCGTACTCTTCAACGGT GTCAAACTACGATACGAAAGTGTGCGCTATCTACGAATAATACCCAGACTTGTTGGAGTTGAATGCGCTCAG CGGGGGTATGACTCCTATGAAGTGATGCATGGAAACAGTATGGTTGCAGAAAATACTTTGAAAAACCTACAGTCGTACGTCGAAGGACGGCTAAATGACTTCAGGGGCGCTGACGCCGTCATGTTAATCACCGG ACACTCCATGATCAGCGTCAGCACTGGACAGATTAGAACTGGAGTAGCAG GGTTAGCTATGACTGGAGGTTTGTGCTCGAGACGAAGGGTGGCGGAAAGCTTGGACGTTGGAAGAGGTTATGCTGGAATTGTTCATCTAGCTCACGAGCTGGCGCACTT AATGGGATCAAGTCATGATCAAGCGCCGCCCGTACCAGGCATTCCAGGAAACCAAGGTGCATACCATTGCCGCTGGAGTGACGGACACATCATGAGCTACGACTTGAAGGACGAGAACCAGTTCACTTTTTCATATTGCTCTCAGGAGCAGTTCGTTGTTTTCCTAAG GCTTGTCCCTCAACGTTGCATAGAAAATACTTGGACAGGCAAGTTGCCAAAGAACTCAAGTAGATTTCCCGGTGACACGATGTCCCGTAACAAATTTTGCCGCAGGGAGTCTGGCTCTCCAAAATCAAAGGAATGCACC AAAAGAAGTGGAGATCATCTTTGCAAAATAACGTGTTGCCCTGGAAAAGACCGGTACAGACGCAACGTTGACGTGGCTGAATACTGGTGCCTAGACGGAACAAACTGCGGCAAAAACAAG
- the LOC119464292 gene encoding venom metalloproteinase antarease-like TtrivMP_A isoform X3, with amino-acid sequence MMRFTLVYLTVLHFPVIIYSSKSYSDPGTLVYPLLFETRSANGERTVHLSDGNFVHLHKATVLHDTLTVHSFEKNKRIVQTIEAKDIEGNLYENKRTLASLLLEETAHGIVMEGLINHTYRIQPLFEAERSESGQIAHKLYVVTPHKVNFIESIPEFDSFPEDVKAEARSELPSVFRPDVFLISDYEHNRHFSALTKLVNYLVVLFNGVKLRYESVRYLRIIPRLVGVECAQRGYDSYEVMHGNSMVAENTLKNLQSYVEGRLNDFRGADAVMLITGHSMISVSTGQIRTGVAGLAMTGGLCSRRRVAESLDVGRGYAGIVHLAHELAHLMGSSHDQAPPVPGIPGNQGAYHCRWSDGHIMSYDLKDENQFTFSYCSQEQFVVFLRLVPQRCIENTWTGKLPKNSSRFPGDTMSRNKFCRRESGSPKSKECTKRSGDHLCKITCCPGKDRYRRNVDVAEYWCLDGTNCGKNKECYNGYCTTKRKK; translated from the exons ATGATGCGTTTTACTTTGGTGTACTTGACAGTGCTTCATTTCCCAGTCATCATTTACTCGAGCAAATCTTATA GTGATCCCGGAACATTAGTCTATCCTCTGCTCTTTGAAACGAGGAGTGCAAATGGAGAGAGAACTGTTCACTTGAGTGATGGAAACTTTGTTCACCTTCACAAAGCTACCGTACTGCACGATACTTTGACTGTGCACTCGTTTGAGAAGAACAAACGCATCGTTCAAACG ATTGAAGCCAAGGATATCGAAGGAAATCTTTACGAAAACAAAAGAACCTTGGCTTCTCTCCTTCTCGAAGAAACTGCACACGGAATTGTCATG GAGGGCCTTATAAACCACACGTACCGCATTCAACCTTTATTTGAAGCTGAAAGGTCTGAGAGCGGACAAATTGCTCACAAACTGTATGTGGTGACGCCACACAAAGTAAATTTTATTGAATCAA TTCCAGAATTCGATTCCTTCCCTGAGGATGTTAAAGCAG AGGCCAGAAGCGAACTTCCAAGTGTTTTTCGTCCGGACGTGTTTCTAATATCCGATTATGAACACAACAGGCACTTTTCAGCCCTTACGAAACTGGTCAACTACCTCGTCGTACTCTTCAACGGT GTCAAACTACGATACGAAAGTGTGCGCTATCTACGAATAATACCCAGACTTGTTGGAGTTGAATGCGCTCAG CGGGGGTATGACTCCTATGAAGTGATGCATGGAAACAGTATGGTTGCAGAAAATACTTTGAAAAACCTACAGTCGTACGTCGAAGGACGGCTAAATGACTTCAGGGGCGCTGACGCCGTCATGTTAATCACCGG ACACTCCATGATCAGCGTCAGCACTGGACAGATTAGAACTGGAGTAGCAG GGTTAGCTATGACTGGAGGTTTGTGCTCGAGACGAAGGGTGGCGGAAAGCTTGGACGTTGGAAGAGGTTATGCTGGAATTGTTCATCTAGCTCACGAGCTGGCGCACTT AATGGGATCAAGTCATGATCAAGCGCCGCCCGTACCAGGCATTCCAGGAAACCAAGGTGCATACCATTGCCGCTGGAGTGACGGACACATCATGAGCTACGACTTGAAGGACGAGAACCAGTTCACTTTTTCATATTGCTCTCAGGAGCAGTTCGTTGTTTTCCTAAG GCTTGTCCCTCAACGTTGCATAGAAAATACTTGGACAGGCAAGTTGCCAAAGAACTCAAGTAGATTTCCCGGTGACACGATGTCCCGTAACAAATTTTGCCGCAGGGAGTCTGGCTCTCCAAAATCAAAGGAATGCACC AAAAGAAGTGGAGATCATCTTTGCAAAATAACGTGTTGCCCTGGAAAAGACCGGTACAGACGCAACGTTGACGTGGCTGAATACTGGTGCCTAGACGGAACAAACTGCGGCAAAAACAAG GAATGCTACAATGGTTACTGCACGACCAAACGAAAAAAGtaa